The proteins below come from a single Malus domestica chromosome 03, GDT2T_hap1 genomic window:
- the LOC103430315 gene encoding trafficking protein particle complex II-specific subunit 130 homolog isoform X2: protein MYMYISRSSMANYLAQFQTIKNSLDHLVIAVEDVSDLWPTVKNGFEEHLPFKRACLNNKTRNPVFVENLPAEFILTTDSRLRSRFPQEQSLFWFREPYATAVLVTCEDLDEFKTILKPRLKLIVQNDEREWFIVFISKAHPNNDQATKLASKVYAKLEVDFSSKKRERCCKFDLYSPEANFWEDLESKIMECIRNTLDRRVQFYEDEIRKLSEQRFMPVWNFCNFFILKESLAFMFEMAHLHEDSLREYDELEICYLETVEMNGTRKDFGGVDHGDDQAALLNSGNKSLTQIVQDDSFREFEFRQYLFACQSKLLFKLNRPFEVASRGYSFIISFSKSLAVHESILPFCMREVWVITACMSLVNETDSHYKEGLAAPDIEKEFYRLQGDLYSLCRVKFMRLAYLIGYGTNIERSPGNSASLSMLPWPKPAVWPSVPPDASSEVLAKEKIILQSTPSVKHFGIQRKPLPLEPSLLLREANRRRASLSAGNMVEMFDGRQNFSDGSGSDASFKMPSLQKVQASVMSRTNSSPGISESSIDRPMRLAEIYVAAEYALHNTVSNPNLLKSLSSTEEFEQKYLGLTKGAADNYHRSWWKRHGVVLDGEIASVFFKHGNFDLAAKSYEKVCALYAGEGWQDLLAEVLPNLAECQKILNDQAGYLSSCVRLLSLDKGLFLTKERQAFQSEVVRLAHGEMEQPVPLDVSSLITFSGNPGPPLELCDGDSGTLSVTFWSGFPDDITLDSLSLTLNAIFNTDEVAKALMSSTAIVLKPGRNTITLDLPPQKPGSYVFGVLTGQIGQLRFRSHSFSKGGPEDSVDFMSYEKPPRPILKVYKPRPLVDLGAAVSSGLLINEPQWVGIIVRPINYSLKGAVLYVDTGPGLKIEDSHFIEMESYADASKSSVGVTYCNDALKDGSLAVDKSFEKLTLCDDGVEFPHWASNSTSILWIPVRAISEKLTVGSSSVVPQRQSIVDGMRMIALKLEFGVSHNQIFERTLAVHFTDPFHLSTRVTDKCNDGTLLLQVILHSEVKATVTIFDAWLDLQDGFVNTGQGDGRPTSAYFPLVVSPNSKAGMLFSICLGKPNVEDEAKALQSDSILNIRYGISGDRTSGAHPPVSAESSGSEGARQDLIFRSTLALQRPVLDPVLAVGFLTLSSGGLRVGQLVTMKWRVERLKDFEGNEVSPNNDEVLYEVGANAENWMIAGRKRGHVSLSAKQGSRIEISILCVPLVAGYVRPPQLGLPDVGESNISCSPAGPHLVCILPPVLSSSFCIPA from the exons atgtatatgtatat ATCGAGGTCTAGCATGGCGAATTATCTTGCTCAGTTCCAGACGATCAAGAATTCCCTCGATCATCTCGTGATTGCAG TTGAAGATGTGAGCGACTTGTGGCCTACTGTCAAGAATGGGTTTGAGGAGCACTTGCCATTTAAAAGAGCTTGCTTAAATAACAAGACACGTAATCCCGTATTTGTAGAGAATCTTCCTGCTGAATTCATACTAACCACAGACTCGAGGCTTCGTAGCCGGTTCCCACAAGAGCAATCATTATTTTGGTTCCGGGAGCCATATGCAACTGCGGTCCTCGTCACCTGTGAG GATCTTGATGAGTTCAAGACCATCCTTAAACCGCGCCTAAAGTTAATTGTCCAGAATGATGAACGGGAATGGTTTATTGTTTTTATATCCAAGGCTCACCCGAATAATGATCAAGCCACCAAATTGGCAAGTAAAGTTTATGCCAAACTTGAAGTTGATTTCAGTTCCAAGAAGAGAGAAAG GTGCTGCAAGTTCGATCTATATTCACCTGAAGCAAACTTTTGGGAAGACTTGGAATCCAAGATAATGGAGTGCATCAGAAATACATTAGATAGGCGTGTACAATTTTATGAGGACGAGATACGCAAGCTTAGTGAACAACGCTTCATGCCAGTTTGGAACTTCTGCAATTTTTTTATTCTGAAG GAAAGCTTGGCTTTTATGTTTGAGATGGCTCATCTTCATGAAGATTCTTTACGTGAATATGATGAACTAGAAATTTGTTATTTGGAAACAG TTGAAATGAATGGAACACGGAAGGACTTCGGAGGAGTTGACCATGGTGATGATCAGGCAGCATTGCTCAATTCTGGAAACAAATCATTGACACAAATTGTTCAAGATGACTCATTTAGAGAATTTGAATTTAGACAGTATCTGTTTGCCTGCCAATCAAAG CTTTTATTCAAGCTGAATCGCCCGTTTGAAGTAGCATCAAGGGGATACTCATTCATTATAAGCTTCTCAAAGTCTCTGGCTGTACATGAG AGTATTCTACCTTTTTGTATGCGTGAAGTTTGGGTGATAACGGCGTGCATGTCCTTAGTCAATGAAACTGATTCACATTATAAGGAAGGACTTGCAGCACCTGATATAGAAAAGGAATTCTACCGCCTTCAAGGTGACCTTTATTCACTATGCAGGGTTAAG TTCATGAGGCTTGCATATTTAATCGGATATGGGACGAATATAGAAAGGAGTCCTGGAAATAG TGCTTCACTCAGCATGCTTCCCTGGCCCAAGCCTGCAGTTTGGCCCTCTGTTCCACCAGATGCTTCATCTGAGGTGCTGGCAAAAGAAAAG ATAATTCTACAGTCAACTCCATCAGTAAAGCACTTTGGTATTCAGAGAAAACCATTGCCTCTTGAACCTTCTCTACTATTACGCGAGGCTAATCGGAGGAGAGCTTCCCTTTCTGCTGGGAATATGGTTGAAATGTTTGATGGCCGCCAAAATTTTAGTGACGG TTCAGGTTCAGATGCATCATTTAAGATGCCATCATTACAAAAAGTGCAAGCAAGTGTTATGTCACGTACTAACTCTTCACCAGGAATTTCTGAGAGCTCAATTGATCGACCCATGAGGCTTGCTGAAATTTATGTTGCTGCTGAATATGCTCTGCACAATACAGTTTCTAATCCTAATCTGTTGAAGTCTTTGTCATCTACAGAGGAGTTTGAG CAAAAATATCTTGGACTAACTAAAGGCGCTGCCGACAATTATCATCGATCCTGGTGGAAAAGACATGGAGTTGTTCTTGATGGAGAAATAGCATCTGTCTTTTTTAAGCATGGAAACTTTGATCTGGCAGCAAAGTCATATGAAAAGGTTTGTGCACTTTACGCTGGTGAAGGATGGCAGGATTTATTGGCAGAAGTCCTCCCCAATTTAGCAGAGTGTCAGAAAATACTCAATGATCAAGCTGGCTATCTATCGTCTTGTGTGAGATTGCTTTCATTGGATAAAGGCTTGTTTTTGACAAAGGAACGCCAGGCTTTTCAGTCAGAGGTGGTTCGTCTTGCACATGGCGAAATGGAGCAACCGGTGCCCCTAGACGTGTCATCTTTAATTACATTTTCTGGCAATCCTGGGCCTCCATTAGAATTATGTGATGGAGATTCCGGTACTCTATCAGTAACATTTTGGAGTGGCTTTCCTGATGATATCACTCTTGATTCACTAAGTCTCACTTTGAATGCAATATTTAATACGGATGAGGTTGCTAAG GCATTAATGAGCTCGACTGCAATTGTATTAAAGCCTGGTCGGAATACCATTACCCTGGATTTACCCCCACAGAAACCAGGTTCATATGTTTTTGGGGTTCTTACTGGGCAAATTGGGCAATTAAGATTCAGATCTCATAGCTTTTCCAAGGGTGGCCCTGAAGACAGCGTGGATTTCATGAGCTATGAAAAGCCTCCTAGACCTATCTTGAAG GTATACAAACCAAGACCTCTGGTTGATCTTGGTGCAGCTGTTTCCTCTGGTTTGCTGATAAATGAACCTCAGTGGGTAGGCATTATTGTAAGACCCATTAACTACTCTCTCAAAGGTGCTGTCTTGTATGTTGATACTGGACCTGGTCTTAAAATTGAAGATTCACATTTCATTGAGATGGAGAGCTATGCTGATGCATCAAAGAGTTCAGTTGGTGTGACTTACTGTAATGATGCTCTAAAGGATGGTTCTTTGGCTGTCGATAAAAGTTTTGAGAAGTTGACTCTGTGTGATGATGGAGTAGAGTTTCCACATTGGGCAAGCAATTCAACGTCTATTTTATGGATTCCAGTTCGTGCTATCAGTGAAAAGCTTACAGTAGGATCATCTTCAG TGGTTCCCCAGAGACAGAGCATTGTGGATGGAATGAGGATGATAGCACTCAAACTTGAATTTGGTGTATCTCACAATCAGATATTTGAGAG GACCCTAGCTGTGCATTTTACTGATCCTTTCCATTTGAGCACGCGAGTAACAGATAAATGCAATGATGGCACTTTGCTTCTGCAG GTCATTCTACACTCCGAAGTGAAAGCCACAGTGACCATCTTTGATGCTTGGCTTGATCTTCAAGATGGGTTTGTTAATACTGGACAAGGTGATGGGAGACCAACTTCAGCCTACTTTCCACTAGTAgtttctccaaattctaaaGCAGGAATGCTATTTAGTATATGCTTAGGGAAGCCTAATGTTGAAG ATGAAGCTAAGGCTCTTCAGTCGGATAGTATACTAAAtattagatatggaatttctgGTGATAGAACCAGTGGAGCACACCCACCTGTGTCTGCAGAATCTTCTGGGTCTGAGGGTGCTAGACAGGACTTAATTTTCAGAAGCACTCTTGCTTTACAAAGGCCTGTGCTTGATCCAGTCCTGGCTGTTGGTTTTCTTACTCTCTCTTCTGGTGGCCTTAGGGTTGGCCAGCTAGTTACCATGAAATGGAGGGTTGAAAGATTGAAGGATTTTGAGGGAAATGAAGTTTCTCCTAACAAT GATGAAGTGTTATACGAAGTCGGTGCAAATGCTGAGAATTGGATGATTGCTGGGAGGAAAAGAGGGCATGTTTCTCTCTCCGCAAAGCAAG GTTCAAGGATAGAAATCTCAATATTATGTGTGCCTCTAGTGGCGGGATACGTTCGCCCCCCTCAACTTGGTCTGCCAGATGTTGGTGAATCGAATATAAGTTGCAGTCCGGCTGGGCCTCATCTGGTTTGTATCTTGCCTCCGGTTCTGAGCTCCTCCTTTTGTATTCCGGCATGA
- the LOC103430315 gene encoding trafficking protein particle complex II-specific subunit 130 homolog isoform X1 yields MANYLAQFQTIKNSLDHLVIAVEDVSDLWPTVKNGFEEHLPFKRACLNNKTRNPVFVENLPAEFILTTDSRLRSRFPQEQSLFWFREPYATAVLVTCEDLDEFKTILKPRLKLIVQNDEREWFIVFISKAHPNNDQATKLASKVYAKLEVDFSSKKRERCCKFDLYSPEANFWEDLESKIMECIRNTLDRRVQFYEDEIRKLSEQRFMPVWNFCNFFILKESLAFMFEMAHLHEDSLREYDELEICYLETVEMNGTRKDFGGVDHGDDQAALLNSGNKSLTQIVQDDSFREFEFRQYLFACQSKLLFKLNRPFEVASRGYSFIISFSKSLAVHESILPFCMREVWVITACMSLVNETDSHYKEGLAAPDIEKEFYRLQGDLYSLCRVKFMRLAYLIGYGTNIERSPGNSASLSMLPWPKPAVWPSVPPDASSEVLAKEKIILQSTPSVKHFGIQRKPLPLEPSLLLREANRRRASLSAGNMVEMFDGRQNFSDGSGSDASFKMPSLQKVQASVMSRTNSSPGISESSIDRPMRLAEIYVAAEYALHNTVSNPNLLKSLSSTEEFEQKYLGLTKGAADNYHRSWWKRHGVVLDGEIASVFFKHGNFDLAAKSYEKVCALYAGEGWQDLLAEVLPNLAECQKILNDQAGYLSSCVRLLSLDKGLFLTKERQAFQSEVVRLAHGEMEQPVPLDVSSLITFSGNPGPPLELCDGDSGTLSVTFWSGFPDDITLDSLSLTLNAIFNTDEVAKALMSSTAIVLKPGRNTITLDLPPQKPGSYVFGVLTGQIGQLRFRSHSFSKGGPEDSVDFMSYEKPPRPILKVYKPRPLVDLGAAVSSGLLINEPQWVGIIVRPINYSLKGAVLYVDTGPGLKIEDSHFIEMESYADASKSSVGVTYCNDALKDGSLAVDKSFEKLTLCDDGVEFPHWASNSTSILWIPVRAISEKLTVGSSSVVPQRQSIVDGMRMIALKLEFGVSHNQIFERTLAVHFTDPFHLSTRVTDKCNDGTLLLQVILHSEVKATVTIFDAWLDLQDGFVNTGQGDGRPTSAYFPLVVSPNSKAGMLFSICLGKPNVEDEAKALQSDSILNIRYGISGDRTSGAHPPVSAESSGSEGARQDLIFRSTLALQRPVLDPVLAVGFLTLSSGGLRVGQLVTMKWRVERLKDFEGNEVSPNNDEVLYEVGANAENWMIAGRKRGHVSLSAKQGSRIEISILCVPLVAGYVRPPQLGLPDVGESNISCSPAGPHLVCILPPVLSSSFCIPA; encoded by the exons ATGGCGAATTATCTTGCTCAGTTCCAGACGATCAAGAATTCCCTCGATCATCTCGTGATTGCAG TTGAAGATGTGAGCGACTTGTGGCCTACTGTCAAGAATGGGTTTGAGGAGCACTTGCCATTTAAAAGAGCTTGCTTAAATAACAAGACACGTAATCCCGTATTTGTAGAGAATCTTCCTGCTGAATTCATACTAACCACAGACTCGAGGCTTCGTAGCCGGTTCCCACAAGAGCAATCATTATTTTGGTTCCGGGAGCCATATGCAACTGCGGTCCTCGTCACCTGTGAG GATCTTGATGAGTTCAAGACCATCCTTAAACCGCGCCTAAAGTTAATTGTCCAGAATGATGAACGGGAATGGTTTATTGTTTTTATATCCAAGGCTCACCCGAATAATGATCAAGCCACCAAATTGGCAAGTAAAGTTTATGCCAAACTTGAAGTTGATTTCAGTTCCAAGAAGAGAGAAAG GTGCTGCAAGTTCGATCTATATTCACCTGAAGCAAACTTTTGGGAAGACTTGGAATCCAAGATAATGGAGTGCATCAGAAATACATTAGATAGGCGTGTACAATTTTATGAGGACGAGATACGCAAGCTTAGTGAACAACGCTTCATGCCAGTTTGGAACTTCTGCAATTTTTTTATTCTGAAG GAAAGCTTGGCTTTTATGTTTGAGATGGCTCATCTTCATGAAGATTCTTTACGTGAATATGATGAACTAGAAATTTGTTATTTGGAAACAG TTGAAATGAATGGAACACGGAAGGACTTCGGAGGAGTTGACCATGGTGATGATCAGGCAGCATTGCTCAATTCTGGAAACAAATCATTGACACAAATTGTTCAAGATGACTCATTTAGAGAATTTGAATTTAGACAGTATCTGTTTGCCTGCCAATCAAAG CTTTTATTCAAGCTGAATCGCCCGTTTGAAGTAGCATCAAGGGGATACTCATTCATTATAAGCTTCTCAAAGTCTCTGGCTGTACATGAG AGTATTCTACCTTTTTGTATGCGTGAAGTTTGGGTGATAACGGCGTGCATGTCCTTAGTCAATGAAACTGATTCACATTATAAGGAAGGACTTGCAGCACCTGATATAGAAAAGGAATTCTACCGCCTTCAAGGTGACCTTTATTCACTATGCAGGGTTAAG TTCATGAGGCTTGCATATTTAATCGGATATGGGACGAATATAGAAAGGAGTCCTGGAAATAG TGCTTCACTCAGCATGCTTCCCTGGCCCAAGCCTGCAGTTTGGCCCTCTGTTCCACCAGATGCTTCATCTGAGGTGCTGGCAAAAGAAAAG ATAATTCTACAGTCAACTCCATCAGTAAAGCACTTTGGTATTCAGAGAAAACCATTGCCTCTTGAACCTTCTCTACTATTACGCGAGGCTAATCGGAGGAGAGCTTCCCTTTCTGCTGGGAATATGGTTGAAATGTTTGATGGCCGCCAAAATTTTAGTGACGG TTCAGGTTCAGATGCATCATTTAAGATGCCATCATTACAAAAAGTGCAAGCAAGTGTTATGTCACGTACTAACTCTTCACCAGGAATTTCTGAGAGCTCAATTGATCGACCCATGAGGCTTGCTGAAATTTATGTTGCTGCTGAATATGCTCTGCACAATACAGTTTCTAATCCTAATCTGTTGAAGTCTTTGTCATCTACAGAGGAGTTTGAG CAAAAATATCTTGGACTAACTAAAGGCGCTGCCGACAATTATCATCGATCCTGGTGGAAAAGACATGGAGTTGTTCTTGATGGAGAAATAGCATCTGTCTTTTTTAAGCATGGAAACTTTGATCTGGCAGCAAAGTCATATGAAAAGGTTTGTGCACTTTACGCTGGTGAAGGATGGCAGGATTTATTGGCAGAAGTCCTCCCCAATTTAGCAGAGTGTCAGAAAATACTCAATGATCAAGCTGGCTATCTATCGTCTTGTGTGAGATTGCTTTCATTGGATAAAGGCTTGTTTTTGACAAAGGAACGCCAGGCTTTTCAGTCAGAGGTGGTTCGTCTTGCACATGGCGAAATGGAGCAACCGGTGCCCCTAGACGTGTCATCTTTAATTACATTTTCTGGCAATCCTGGGCCTCCATTAGAATTATGTGATGGAGATTCCGGTACTCTATCAGTAACATTTTGGAGTGGCTTTCCTGATGATATCACTCTTGATTCACTAAGTCTCACTTTGAATGCAATATTTAATACGGATGAGGTTGCTAAG GCATTAATGAGCTCGACTGCAATTGTATTAAAGCCTGGTCGGAATACCATTACCCTGGATTTACCCCCACAGAAACCAGGTTCATATGTTTTTGGGGTTCTTACTGGGCAAATTGGGCAATTAAGATTCAGATCTCATAGCTTTTCCAAGGGTGGCCCTGAAGACAGCGTGGATTTCATGAGCTATGAAAAGCCTCCTAGACCTATCTTGAAG GTATACAAACCAAGACCTCTGGTTGATCTTGGTGCAGCTGTTTCCTCTGGTTTGCTGATAAATGAACCTCAGTGGGTAGGCATTATTGTAAGACCCATTAACTACTCTCTCAAAGGTGCTGTCTTGTATGTTGATACTGGACCTGGTCTTAAAATTGAAGATTCACATTTCATTGAGATGGAGAGCTATGCTGATGCATCAAAGAGTTCAGTTGGTGTGACTTACTGTAATGATGCTCTAAAGGATGGTTCTTTGGCTGTCGATAAAAGTTTTGAGAAGTTGACTCTGTGTGATGATGGAGTAGAGTTTCCACATTGGGCAAGCAATTCAACGTCTATTTTATGGATTCCAGTTCGTGCTATCAGTGAAAAGCTTACAGTAGGATCATCTTCAG TGGTTCCCCAGAGACAGAGCATTGTGGATGGAATGAGGATGATAGCACTCAAACTTGAATTTGGTGTATCTCACAATCAGATATTTGAGAG GACCCTAGCTGTGCATTTTACTGATCCTTTCCATTTGAGCACGCGAGTAACAGATAAATGCAATGATGGCACTTTGCTTCTGCAG GTCATTCTACACTCCGAAGTGAAAGCCACAGTGACCATCTTTGATGCTTGGCTTGATCTTCAAGATGGGTTTGTTAATACTGGACAAGGTGATGGGAGACCAACTTCAGCCTACTTTCCACTAGTAgtttctccaaattctaaaGCAGGAATGCTATTTAGTATATGCTTAGGGAAGCCTAATGTTGAAG ATGAAGCTAAGGCTCTTCAGTCGGATAGTATACTAAAtattagatatggaatttctgGTGATAGAACCAGTGGAGCACACCCACCTGTGTCTGCAGAATCTTCTGGGTCTGAGGGTGCTAGACAGGACTTAATTTTCAGAAGCACTCTTGCTTTACAAAGGCCTGTGCTTGATCCAGTCCTGGCTGTTGGTTTTCTTACTCTCTCTTCTGGTGGCCTTAGGGTTGGCCAGCTAGTTACCATGAAATGGAGGGTTGAAAGATTGAAGGATTTTGAGGGAAATGAAGTTTCTCCTAACAAT GATGAAGTGTTATACGAAGTCGGTGCAAATGCTGAGAATTGGATGATTGCTGGGAGGAAAAGAGGGCATGTTTCTCTCTCCGCAAAGCAAG GTTCAAGGATAGAAATCTCAATATTATGTGTGCCTCTAGTGGCGGGATACGTTCGCCCCCCTCAACTTGGTCTGCCAGATGTTGGTGAATCGAATATAAGTTGCAGTCCGGCTGGGCCTCATCTGGTTTGTATCTTGCCTCCGGTTCTGAGCTCCTCCTTTTGTATTCCGGCATGA